The Chloroflexota bacterium DNA segment TTCTCCTGGCGGAGCGTGACGGGCGGATCGTCGGGTTCAACTGGCTGAAGCGGGTGCCGGAATCCCCGCCAGACCGCCCCGAAGGCGAGATCTACATCATCGGCGTTGGGGACTCGGAGCGCGGCCGGGGGCTGGGGCGCGCGCTGGCGCTGCTCGGGCTGCATCACCTGCGAGCCGAGGGCATGAAGACCTGCACCCTCTTCGTGGAGGCCGACAACGAGCCGGCCCTGCGCCTGTACCGGTCGCTCGGATTCCGGACGCGGCATACCCACCGCTGCTACACCGTGCCGCTGGCGGTCCTGACGCTGCCGACGGTGGGTACTGCCGCGCCCGCGCCGGGGCTGGCGCCGCGCTCAGCCTGCCGGTGAGCCGCGCGCCGGTCGGCGGCTTGCCGCTGCCGAAGCCGCCGCAGACTGGCCCGAACCCTGCCGAACGCGCGGCGCAGCGCCCACGGACGCCCGTTCGATGCTTGCTACACTTCCTGGCAGGCCGTGGATGGGACGGTCGGTGCGGGCGGTCGCCTCGTGTTGACTGACCCAGGCCAGCCCACGCGCCGCATCAGCGTGTCGGGAGTGGGACTGTGATTCACCTGACCTGGGAAGATATCGAGGAGCTGGTGGCTCGGCTGGTGGCCGACCTGCCACGAGATTACGATCTCCTGCTGGTCGTGACCCGAGGCGGCATGGTGCCCGCCTGCCTCATCAGCGAGCAGACCGACATTCGGAACATCGTCGCGGCGGCCGTCATGTTCTACACCGGCGTCGGCGATACCCTGCCGGACCCCGTCTTCCTCCAGTTCCCGTCCGATCCGTTGCTGCACAACAAGCGCATCCTGATCGTGGACGATGTCTGGGATTCCGGGCGGACGGTCGTGGCCGTCAAGCAGCGGATCGCGGCGGCCGGCGGCAAGGCCGACCTTGCGGTGCTGCACTACAAGCCGGCCAACTCGAAGTTTGACGACACACCGGACTACTACGCCGAGAAGACGGACGCCTGGATCGTCTACCCGTGGGATCCGGTGCGCGCGAAGCCACCCGTCGGGACGCCCGCCTGGAAGCTGGACCGCGAGACGAGCGCTCCCTGACGGCGGGCCGCGCCTGACCGGCCTGATTCTCGATGCGGTGCGGAGATTGCTGCCCCCGAATCGTTCGGTCAGGCGTCGGCGTAGCCGGGGTGCCGCGCCAGCACCGCGCCGCCGACGGTCCGCACCTCGATCACCACGCGCCCGGCCGCCGCGTAGGTCGTGACGACGGTCGGCAGTTGAGCGACGCTCCGGCCGCCCAGCACCTTCCGGTAGAGCGGCCGGCGGTCAGGCAGGTGCTCGCCGACCTGGGCCAGCGCGGCGTAGACCGGCTCGTCCAGGTGGAGCCGCAGGC contains these protein-coding regions:
- a CDS encoding phosphoribosyltransferase codes for the protein MIHLTWEDIEELVARLVADLPRDYDLLLVVTRGGMVPACLISEQTDIRNIVAAAVMFYTGVGDTLPDPVFLQFPSDPLLHNKRILIVDDVWDSGRTVVAVKQRIAAAGGKADLAVLHYKPANSKFDDTPDYYAEKTDAWIVYPWDPVRAKPPVGTPAWKLDRETSAP